The following DNA comes from Tunturibacter psychrotolerans.
CTCCAAACATTACGATTGGCAGGCCCGCGACCACAGGTGGCGGCACAACTGCCGCAAGCAGCAACTTCGATCCCGTCGGCCTCACACCTCCTGAGGGTCGCAACGACATCACTGGCCACCTCACCGATCAACTCTCCTGGACCAAAGGCAAGCACCAGATGCGCTTCGGTGGAGAGTATCGTCAGGCTCAACTCGACGAGTTTTATCATCGCCATGCCACAGGCTCTTTCACCTTCGACGGAACTCAAACCACAGCGGTCGCTACTGCCAGAAACGGAGGCGTTGCACCAACGCCCAGTCCCGACGGTCTGGACGGATATCGCTACTCTCTCGCGGACTTTCTCGCCGGAACAACATCGGCCGCCAACATTACCATCGGAGATCCAGAGCGTCAGGTCTTCGTAAACACTTGGTTCCTCAACGCCGGGGATTCGTGGCAACTCTCGCCAAAGCTGAACGTTAACTACGGCATTCGATACGACTACGAAGGCCCGCTTCATAACTCGTACCAGGATATGTCGGTCTTCCGTCCAGGACTGACCGCCACCAACGGTCTCGCCTTCCAGGGGGCCGAGATCGACTCTCTTTACTCCAAGTACTACAAGAACTTCAGCCCCCGCGTCGGCTTCAGCTACGCTCTCGACTCCAACACCGTCATCCGTGCCGGCTACGGATGGTACGCTGACACTCCAAACCTGAACCCCTTCCTCGACAACCGTCCCGGTAATGCCGCTCCAAACGGCGTTGAGGGTAATCCAGGCGGTCCAGCCCCTGTCTACTCAGTCGCGGCTGCTAATGGAGGATCGAACACCACCATCGTGCAGGGCGTTCCAATCTTTCCCTCCTCAGTCGGATATCCCTGTGCGGCAACCTCACCCTGCGGCGTCTTCTCTGTAAACCCCAACTTTCGGCCGTCCTATAACGAAAACTACAGTTTCAATATTGAGCACACTCTGGCCCCCAGCGTAATCTTCCAGCTAGGCTACGTCGGATCGTCAGCACGTCATCTCCTTAGCCTTCTCGACATCAACCAGGCAGTACCTGGCGTCTACAATGCCGATATTGACCGCCAAGTAACGCGCCCCTTCTACAACCTCTATCCGCAATACGGCAACATCAACCAGATCGAAAGCATCGGAACCGCAAATTACAACTCGCTTCAGGCACAAATCCGTATCACCAACTGGCATCACTTCTCAACACAAACCATCTACACCTGGTCTCACGCTCTTGACGAAGTCACCGCTTACCGCGGCGCACTCCCTCAGGACAGCACCAACTTCAAAGGGGACTATGGCAACTCAGACTTCGATACACGGAATACCTTCGTCAGCTTCGTGAGCTACGAAGTTCCTGGATCGCAGCATCTGAAGGGCCTCACAGGCGGCTGGCAGGTCAACAGCCTGCTTACCTTCCACGGGGGCCAGCCGTTCACCGTTCACTCCTCAGGTGACATCAGCGGAACCAATGAAGGCAACGATCGCGCAGTTCAAATTGCTCCGGCACACGCGGGCTATCAAGGCCAGTCAACCACCGCGAACTGGATCGACCTCAGCGCGTTCCAAAATGCTGCTCTAGGCACCTTCGGCACCGTTCACCGCAACTCCTTCTACGCCCCCGGATATAGTGATGTCGATCTCTCCGTCTTCAAAAACACGAGGATTGGCGAGCGACTTACCATCCAGTTGCGCGCGGAGATGTTCAACCTCTTCAACCGTAACAACTTCGCTCCGCCTTCCCCTGCAGTTGGGGGCAGCTCGCAACTCAGCGACACCATCGGCGATTTCAACGGAGCACCTGGTATCGGAGCCGGCGAAGCCTTCAACACTCAATTCGGTGGAAAGATCATTTTCTAACCCAAACCGGCAGCAAAAAGCCCCATCCGCAGAACATTGCAGGATGGGGCTTTTTCATGTCCGGCTATTGCCATCTACAGAGGCCATCTCCACTCACGAATCTCCTTACTGTCGATGCCGTTCTCATGCGCATAGTTCACCGCTTCAATAATCTGCCCCTTCAACCACTCCTTCGTATGCGCCGCCGTCAACTGTAGCCGCGGCACTCGATCGATCACATCAATAGCCAGATCGAATCGATCGATCTGATTCAAGATTGCGAGCTCAAGCGGAGTGTTGATATTCCCCTTCTCCTTGTACCCACGCACATGAAAGTTTTTGTGGTTGGTCCGCTTGTACGTCAATTTATGGACCAACGAAGCATACGCATGAAAATTAAAGATCACCGGCTTATTCTTCGTAAACAGGCCATCGAACTCCCTCTCCGAAAGCCCATGCGGATGCTCGGTATCCGGCATCAACCGGAACAGATCCACAACATTCACAAACCGAATCTTCACATCCGAACAGTGCTCTCGCAGAATCGCCACAGCCGCCAACGCTTCCTCTGTCGGGATATCTCCCGCGCAAGCCATCACTACGTCTGGCTCATCTCCTGCATCGTTACTCGCGAAATCCCATATGCCGATTCCCTTCGTGCAATGCTTTATCGCATTATCCATATTGAGATATTGCATATGCGGCGCTTTATCCGCGACGATCACATTCACGTAGTTCGAGCTGCGCAGACAATGATCCCCCACGCTTAACAAACAGTTAGCATCAGGCGGCAGATAGATTCTAGTAATCTCTGGGCTCTTATTTGTCACAACGTCCAGAAATCCCGGATCCTGGTGCGTAAATCCGTTATGGTCCTGCCGCCACACCAGCGAAGTAATCAGCAAGTTGATCGACGAAATCGGAGCCCTCCACCTCAACTCCAGCTTGCTCTTCTCCAACCACTTCGCATGCTGGTTGAACATCGAATCGATGATGTGCACAAACGATTCATACGACGAGAAGAATCCATGCCGCCCCGTCAGCACATAGCCTTCGAACCATCCCTCGAGCGTGTGCTCGCTCAAAATCTCCATCACGCGGCCATCGCGTGCGAGATCTCCGCCATCCGCATCCTCTGGCAGCAGCTTCGCCATCCACGTCTTTCCGCTGGCCTCATAAATAGCCTGCAGCTTATTTGAAGCCGTCTCATCCGGCCCGAAGACGCGAAAGCTCGTCATATTCATCTTCATCGCATCGCGCAAAAAGTGTGCCAGCACATCAGTCGGCGAAACCTCGATCTGCCCAGGTTTCTCCACCTTCACCGCGTAGTCCCGAAAATCCGGCAGCTCCATAGGCTTCCGTAGCAAACCCCCATTCGCATGTGGATTCGCAGTAATCCTCCGCTTTCCTACCGGCGCCATCTCTCTCAACTCAGCGATCAGCTTGCCCGATTCATCAAACAACTCCTCAGGCTTATAACTCTTCATCCACTTCTCAACCAGCTTCAAGTGTTTCGGATTCGTCACCGGATCCAAAATCGGCATCTGGTGCGCTCGCCACGATCCCTCCAGCTTGTGTCCATCAATCTCCTTCGGGCAAGTCCATCCCTTGGGCGAGCGCAGAACAATCATCGGCCACCGCGGCCGCTCCGGCTCTGTTCCCTTAGGAGCACTCCGCGCCTTTTTCTGAATCGCGCGAATCTCCTTCACGCAATCCTCCATCACTCCAGCCATCAGCTGATGCATCGTCGCCGGATCATCTCCTTCGACAACATGCGGCTCCCAGCCAAATCCCTTGAACATCCACTCCAGTTCTTCAGGCGTAATACGCGCCAACACCGTAGGATTAGCTATTTTGTAACCATTTAGGTGCAGTATTGGCAGTACCGCACCATCCCGCACCGGATTCAGAAACTTATTCGAGTGCCACGAGGTCGCCAGCGGCCCAGTCTCCGCCTCTCCGTCCCCAACGACCACAGTCACAATCAGGTCGGGGTTATCAAAAGCGGCACCAAACCCATGCGACAAGCTGTATCCCAACTCTCCGCCTTCGTGAATCGATCCCGGCGTCTCCGGCGTACAGTGACTACCAATCCCACCCGGAAACGAAAACTGCTTGAAGAACTTCAGCATTCCCGCAACGTCTTCGCTCTTATCCGGATATACCTCCGAATAAACGCCCTCCAGGTAACTGTTCGACAGTGTCGCCGGTGCCCCATGCCCCGGCCCTGACAGATAAATCAAATCCAAATCGTACTTCTTTATCAGACGATTTAAATGCACCCACACAAACGTCTGTCCCGGATCAGATCCCCAATGCCCTAGCAGCCGGTTCTTGATATGCTCTGCCTTCAACGGCTCCCGCAACAGCGGATTCGCCCGCAGATACAACATCCCAACACAAAGGTAGTTACACGCCCGCCAGTAAGCGTCCATCTTCTGTAGTTCACCAGCCGAAAGCGGCTTACCGCCCTGACCCTTATCCTTGGCCAATTCTTTAGACGTGCTGCTCATAAAAAGCTCCTTGAATCGGAATTCACTAGGTTGGAAAGAGAAAAATAAATTTGTAACTTACATGGAACTAATTGTTAGATCCCGCCAGCTCGTGTACGTGCATCGCTATCATCCAATCCTCTTTCGTCGGCACAACAAGCACCGCCGTTATAGAGTCTGATGCACTTACGACCCGCGCGGCGTCGCTCCCGGCTTCGTTCAACTCAGAATTAATCGAGATCCCTAAGCCCCGCATTCCTGCAACAATCTCTTCCCTCGATCGGGCATCATGCTCCCCGATGCCACCCGCAAATACAACCGCATCAATCCCGCCCATCAATGCAGTAAAGCTGCCCAGCGCTTTCTTTACACTTCGAGTAAAGATCTCCGTGGCAAGCCGGGCCCGCGCATCGCCCTTGGCCGCAGCCTCGCGAACAGCCTTCATATCGTTCGGCAGCCCCGAGAGAGCCACCATCCCCGCGTCATGATTCAGCATCTTCTCCAGCGCGCCCACCTGATTGCCCGTCGTCTCTCGCAGCAGATAAAGCACCAGCCCCGGATCGAGATCTCCCGGCCGCGTCCCCATCACCACGCCGCCCGTTGGTGTCAGCCCCATCGTCGTATCGATCGAACATCCATCGACCAACGCCGTCACGCTGCATCCACTCCCCAGGTGCGCAATCACCATTCGCTTCGGGAACGAAATCATCTCCTCCGCTCGCAGACTCTGCACAATCGACTCACAACTCAGGCCATGAAACCCATACCGACGAACTCCTCGCTCCCGATATTCCAGCGGAATCGGATACGTCGTAGCCTCCTCTGGCATCGTCTGGTGAAATACGGTATCGAAGCAAGCGTAGTGCGGCACACTCGGAAACTTCGCCATCGTATCTTTGATCACTTCAATCACCGCGGGATCATGCAGCGGCGCAAAAACCACCGCCTCCTCAAGATCCTTCAGCACCTCATCGGTGATCCTCTGATGTCGGTCCAGCTTCGCCCCCGGATGCACGACCCGATATCCAACCGCATCAACCCTCGGCAGATCTTTCTGACACACCGCCCCAACAACCAGCCCGATCGCCTGAAGCGGCGTCTTCGCCTCTACCTCGCTACGTCCACCGCTCAAATCCCGCCCACCCGCGTCGCGAAATTTGAAGGCCCCCTTCGTTCCGCCTATCCCGGTCACCTCTCCCTCAAACAATGACCGAGCCTCATCTTCCCCAGCCTCAAAAAGGGAGAACTTTATCGACGAAGATCCGCTGTTGATAACGAGTACGTGCACAGCACCTCACTCTATTGCTACGGTACACTGGGAACCGCAACCACCCGTAAATTCCCCGTAAAACCTTATTCATCCTGTCGATCGCTTCTCAACCCCGCAACTGCAGCGAAGCCGCAGCGGTCAACGCCAGCACTAGCGACACCATCGCGGAGGCCAGGATCCACTGCCTTCATGTGCAACTTCGAGCGATCAGGCAATCAGCATGAATCGTTGCAAATCGTTGACAAGATACTGACAAAACAGCACAGTCCCGGACGTAGGGTTGGTATATCGGAGGTTCGGCATGATGCTCCTAACCCGACATGATGCCCCATCAATCTGATGGCACAGAGGATTTCATCACCAGATACCTTTGACGATGCCTCGCATCCAAGCCACCCTACGCTCACGTACAGAATCCTGTTCTTTCTTCTTCTTGCGGGCCCGCCGAAGTTTCGACTGCGAGACGCCACTGACTCGTTGTCGTACACGCTTGACTGGGTCATCCTGCTTCAGGTGATCGTCTGGGGAGTAGCAGGTTGCTGGTTATTCCTCGACACTTCGTATCAGACCAAACCCCAAGCAACCGCTCAGTTCCGTCTTTCCAATCTACAGATACTAAGCATCATCCTGATTGGTCTCTTGGGAGTGTCCGTATTCTTCTCCGAGGCACCGGTTTTTTCAGCGTTCAAAGTGTATCAACTCGGCGTAATGGTCGCATTCATCATGCGTTTCACTGGCAGGTTTGGAATCGCAGAGACTCTGCATAACCTGTTCCTCGGATGCGGTATTTTGACGATTGCGGACATAGCGGCAGCATTTCTAATGCCTGACCTGGTCTTCGTCCAATCCGACTTTGAATCGACACGTTTCCGAGGCGACCTGATTGCACAAACTGGCACCGTGTCCGTCATCGGCTTAATTCTATTGCTGACCATCAAGAGTGACTTGCCTCGAAAAAAATTCATCTTCTGGGCGATCATCTTTGGCGGTGTACTTGTCTTTTCCTTGACGCGTACAAGCTACTTAATATTGTTGGCATTCCTGATACTTGCCGTTCTCAGACGTCCACCAATCCCCGTGCTTCGAAAGACCGCTACGTTGGCTCTTTTAACTCTGCCTTTTATAGCTGACAGCCTCATTACAGCCTTGAATGCTCAACGCAAGATCGAGGATCTTTTGACCATTAGCGGACGTCTCGAGCTCTGGACACACTTGATCGAAATTACTGTCGAAAAGGGACCGTGGTTAGGATTGGGGTACGTCGCCGTGTCCAGGATCTACGGGCCCGAGATCAATCCAGGGTTGGGCACCGCCCATTCGGCGTTTATCGAAATATATTCTGGTGGTGGCCTTGTGAGCCTGGTCGCCTTCCTGTTGATTTGGGCAGTTCTGGGTTGGGGAATATTCAAGTTGTATCTCAGCCGTCCCGGAAAAACTGGCTTCGCCGTCGTCGGATTATTCTGTGCCGCGCTCTTTCTCAATGCGGTCGGCGGAGAGCTCCAGGCTGAACCGGCAGGCTTCTGCTTTTGGTGTGTCGTCGCGGCAGCCGTATATCTCCCGTTTGAGAATCTGTCTCCAGTTGCTGCAACTCTCCGTTCTCCACTTCTAACAACGGACGCCCAACGACTTCAAGAATCGTAAGGAGTCATCCATATTTCAAAACATTCCGCGCTTTCGCCAACCTATCCGGCCCGTCGAGACAGTAATCCCATAGGAGTCCGCAGTTGTTCAACTTTCGCAACCGCCCTCCTCGAGACAACAACATGACGCACTCCATAAGACACTCCATCCGCTCCGTAGTTGAAGCCACCGGCCATCAGATTCGGAAGACTGACGTCTACAGCTCACAAAAACTCCGCTATCGCCGCCTCTTCTCTCTTCTCAACCTCAACCTCATACTCGACGTAGGCGCCAACGCCGGCCAATTCGCGCAGCTCTGCCGCACCGTCGACTACCGCGGCAAAATCCTCTCCTTCGAACCGAGCAGCACCGCATATCAAAAACTCCAAACGGCCGCCGCATCCGATCCCCTCTGGACAGTAGCCGGCATCGCCCTCGGTGCCACCACCGGCGAAACCGAGATCAACGTCTCTGCCGACTCCTTCTGCAGCTCCCTCCTCCCCATGCTCGACTCGCACCTCTCCGCCGCGCCACGCTCCGGCTATCTCCACAAAGAAAAAGTCCTCATCCGCCGCCTCGACGACGTCCTCCCTCCCCCCGCATTCAAAAGCCGCACTCTCCTCAAACTCGACGTACAGGGATTCGAGCTTCAGGTCCTCACCGGAGCTCCCAGAATCCTCTCGCAGGCCCTCGCCGTGCAGCTGGAGATGTCCCTCCTCCCCCTCTACCAGGGCGAAACCCTCATGCCCGAGATGTCCGCTGCCATGTCCGACCACGGCTTCAATCTCTGGGACCTCGAGCCCTCTTTCCGCGACCCCACCACTGGCAGGCTCCTCCAGGTCGACGCCATCTTCGTCCGCAAGTCAGCCCTCGCAGAACACCTCCCCCAAAAGTCCCAGCCCTTCCCTGAGGCAGAATCGGTCGTCGCCATCTAAACTCATTCCATGTGTGGAATCGTTGGATACATCGGCCCTCAGTCTGTCGTCCCCGTCATCATTGAAGGCCTTCGCCGCCTCGAGTACCGCGGGTACGACTCCGCCGGCATCGCCGTAGCCGGAGGCCCCACCGGCCTCGCCCTCCGCCGCGCCCCCGGCAAGCTCCGCAACCTCGAAACCGTCATCCACGACTCCCCCATCGACGGCTCCTTCGGCATCGGCCATACCCGCTGGGCCACCCACGGCCGCCCCACCGAAGAGAACGCCCATCCGCACCGCGACGGCTCCGGCACCCTCGTCGTCGTCCACAACGGCATCGTCGAAAACTATCTCTCCCTCAAGAGCGCCCTCATCGCCAAAGGCCACAAGTTCGTCTCTGAAACCGACACTGAGATCATCGCCCACCTCATCGAGGACGAGCTAAAC
Coding sequences within:
- a CDS encoding TonB-dependent receptor; this encodes MHRSSVRPLQAVLYSLAAILLTILGSSVANAQTFRGGINGTVTDRTGAAIANATVVAVQTDTDIKHTTTSSSGGEFLFQDLPLGSYSVTVSFSGFQTVKTDKISVQAGVIFTLPVSLPLSSSATTVEVDAAAVALDTTTTTQTTVLDAKVVSDLPLNGRDFTQMISLTPGYAGYSGGGFGSLNGTRANQMNWQIDGVDNNDLWHNIPAVNQGGVSGIAGIILPLDAVDQFSAQTQSGPEGGRNPGGTVNLTLRSGTNQLHGTAYYFNRNELFGAKSPFSPTKQKVRNYNTGFSVGGPFLKDKLFGFATFEHQRFVIGQSGTATEPSVGWQAQAAAVLAQNGLAVNPLMVNVLNRLWGTSTLAQDTVGTVNNFHSSDPEFGYSWNGLGKVDYRLSDKDNLSAHWFVGQGSQVAPVGSQLLDYYEVAPIHVQNIAIVYNRVISSSISNQILAGVNYFNQVFNDNETGQDVQSLGFITGAIFPNAPNITIGRPATTGGGTTAASSNFDPVGLTPPEGRNDITGHLTDQLSWTKGKHQMRFGGEYRQAQLDEFYHRHATGSFTFDGTQTTAVATARNGGVAPTPSPDGLDGYRYSLADFLAGTTSAANITIGDPERQVFVNTWFLNAGDSWQLSPKLNVNYGIRYDYEGPLHNSYQDMSVFRPGLTATNGLAFQGAEIDSLYSKYYKNFSPRVGFSYALDSNTVIRAGYGWYADTPNLNPFLDNRPGNAAPNGVEGNPGGPAPVYSVAAANGGSNTTIVQGVPIFPSSVGYPCAATSPCGVFSVNPNFRPSYNENYSFNIEHTLAPSVIFQLGYVGSSARHLLSLLDINQAVPGVYNADIDRQVTRPFYNLYPQYGNINQIESIGTANYNSLQAQIRITNWHHFSTQTIYTWSHALDEVTAYRGALPQDSTNFKGDYGNSDFDTRNTFVSFVSYEVPGSQHLKGLTGGWQVNSLLTFHGGQPFTVHSSGDISGTNEGNDRAVQIAPAHAGYQGQSTTANWIDLSAFQNAALGTFGTVHRNSFYAPGYSDVDLSVFKNTRIGERLTIQLRAEMFNLFNRNNFAPPSPAVGGSSQLSDTIGDFNGAPGIGAGEAFNTQFGGKIIF
- a CDS encoding phosphoketolase family protein, with product MSSTSKELAKDKGQGGKPLSAGELQKMDAYWRACNYLCVGMLYLRANPLLREPLKAEHIKNRLLGHWGSDPGQTFVWVHLNRLIKKYDLDLIYLSGPGHGAPATLSNSYLEGVYSEVYPDKSEDVAGMLKFFKQFSFPGGIGSHCTPETPGSIHEGGELGYSLSHGFGAAFDNPDLIVTVVVGDGEAETGPLATSWHSNKFLNPVRDGAVLPILHLNGYKIANPTVLARITPEELEWMFKGFGWEPHVVEGDDPATMHQLMAGVMEDCVKEIRAIQKKARSAPKGTEPERPRWPMIVLRSPKGWTCPKEIDGHKLEGSWRAHQMPILDPVTNPKHLKLVEKWMKSYKPEELFDESGKLIAELREMAPVGKRRITANPHANGGLLRKPMELPDFRDYAVKVEKPGQIEVSPTDVLAHFLRDAMKMNMTSFRVFGPDETASNKLQAIYEASGKTWMAKLLPEDADGGDLARDGRVMEILSEHTLEGWFEGYVLTGRHGFFSSYESFVHIIDSMFNQHAKWLEKSKLELRWRAPISSINLLITSLVWRQDHNGFTHQDPGFLDVVTNKSPEITRIYLPPDANCLLSVGDHCLRSSNYVNVIVADKAPHMQYLNMDNAIKHCTKGIGIWDFASNDAGDEPDVVMACAGDIPTEEALAAVAILREHCSDVKIRFVNVVDLFRLMPDTEHPHGLSEREFDGLFTKNKPVIFNFHAYASLVHKLTYKRTNHKNFHVRGYKEKGNINTPLELAILNQIDRFDLAIDVIDRVPRLQLTAAHTKEWLKGQIIEAVNYAHENGIDSKEIREWRWPL
- a CDS encoding acetate/propionate family kinase is translated as MHVLVINSGSSSIKFSLFEAGEDEARSLFEGEVTGIGGTKGAFKFRDAGGRDLSGGRSEVEAKTPLQAIGLVVGAVCQKDLPRVDAVGYRVVHPGAKLDRHQRITDEVLKDLEEAVVFAPLHDPAVIEVIKDTMAKFPSVPHYACFDTVFHQTMPEEATTYPIPLEYRERGVRRYGFHGLSCESIVQSLRAEEMISFPKRMVIAHLGSGCSVTALVDGCSIDTTMGLTPTGGVVMGTRPGDLDPGLVLYLLRETTGNQVGALEKMLNHDAGMVALSGLPNDMKAVREAAAKGDARARLATEIFTRSVKKALGSFTALMGGIDAVVFAGGIGEHDARSREEIVAGMRGLGISINSELNEAGSDAARVVSASDSITAVLVVPTKEDWMIAMHVHELAGSNN
- a CDS encoding O-antigen ligase family protein, translating into MSYTLDWVILLQVIVWGVAGCWLFLDTSYQTKPQATAQFRLSNLQILSIILIGLLGVSVFFSEAPVFSAFKVYQLGVMVAFIMRFTGRFGIAETLHNLFLGCGILTIADIAAAFLMPDLVFVQSDFESTRFRGDLIAQTGTVSVIGLILLLTIKSDLPRKKFIFWAIIFGGVLVFSLTRTSYLILLAFLILAVLRRPPIPVLRKTATLALLTLPFIADSLITALNAQRKIEDLLTISGRLELWTHLIEITVEKGPWLGLGYVAVSRIYGPEINPGLGTAHSAFIEIYSGGGLVSLVAFLLIWAVLGWGIFKLYLSRPGKTGFAVVGLFCAALFLNAVGGELQAEPAGFCFWCVVAAAVYLPFENLSPVAATLRSPLLTTDAQRLQES
- a CDS encoding FkbM family methyltransferase, producing MTHSIRHSIRSVVEATGHQIRKTDVYSSQKLRYRRLFSLLNLNLILDVGANAGQFAQLCRTVDYRGKILSFEPSSTAYQKLQTAAASDPLWTVAGIALGATTGETEINVSADSFCSSLLPMLDSHLSAAPRSGYLHKEKVLIRRLDDVLPPPAFKSRTLLKLDVQGFELQVLTGAPRILSQALAVQLEMSLLPLYQGETLMPEMSAAMSDHGFNLWDLEPSFRDPTTGRLLQVDAIFVRKSALAEHLPQKSQPFPEAESVVAI